In Lactuca sativa cultivar Salinas chromosome 5, Lsat_Salinas_v11, whole genome shotgun sequence, the DNA window attcatggccttaaggtaatgggtTTTAACATTGTATTCACTGTactcactgtttttagaccttccTAGACGTATCaatcatttgatattgtctggggtctgtgttcattgtttttagaccttgctagacatatcattcatttgatactgtctggggtctgtattcactgtttttagaccttgctggATGTATCATTCAGttaatactgtctggggtctgtgttcactgtttttggaccttactagacgtatctttcatttgataccgtctggggtctgtgtctccttttgttagactgagccatgcgtaccgttcattcgatactctcatggagtctatgatttctttctgccttagtcagcagtcttcactgctgaggcatatgttactttccctgatattcttctacttcctttaaaatcaaacaccgtattttgttaatgatagtgtttaagggaaattactttttacaacataactctgtcgggtctttatagaagactacttttatttaagaaaatataggattttctggaaaggactctaatacactgttgattccaaactactacttttaattaagttatttgaataaaatgacactaaatacttatgaactcaccaacatttgtaaaaatgctgatactcgcttttcaaataacttgtattctcaggtcagcattagacaggtacgttccaggagcttctgttgaagacggttttgtgccaagctgcatctatactagtttatgTATTACTTTGATGATTCTAtacaatgtaaactatgtaaaactattactattaatgcaatggttgttgtactttgattactatactgcatatgttgtgatacttgactcGATGACGAGTTTGACCGCGACTGTTCTTCTATAAAGTTACCACATCAAAAAAGAGTTTTTCAGCCTAGATTTTCTATCTCAAACCACCTTTTAGACTCTTGGGAGGTATAGAGTCTCAATATTAGTGTTTATTATCATTGAATCAGGTTATAATGAATTTATGTTCGTTTTGGTCCCAAAACcttcatgttcttggggtttGGTGAAATCCAGAACCTTTTGGTTACATTGTTCATCTTTTGGACTATTAAGGAGGAAGAAATAGTGGTTACATGGTCTTGACTTGAAGTCCATGCATTTATAATGACCATTTTAGATTTAGGGTTGTAGATCTTGGCTTGTTGAGATGTGCataaggataaagttggaaactttatccatcagaACCTTTGAAAGGATCAGATCTGAGCTTTTTGAGCTCTAGAGTTTTGGGTTAagggcttaacccattaagttgttTCGGAAGTTCACCAAGATGTGGTAGATGGTTGGCCAAGACGAATGATGAGTTCTACCACGACAGTTCTATTGTATAGCTACCACGACGCGATCATGGGGTTAACCACATGATGATGAGTTAatcgttgactttgaccgttgaccgttgacttttgaacAAActtacttttggtcaaacttgtgtagaattgagtatttgactaaggaCTAGTCCTGATTTGTCATTAGGTAGTTCGAATTAGCTGTTTTGTTGCTGAGGTTGTTGTTGAGATTCTAGTTTGTAGTTTAGGCTAGTATTCTCACTATATTATGTAGTATGCtagattgtctttgtgacttttgcatgAAAGACTATGACAGAACCATAGCAATTATATGAAAGACTATGAGAAGACCACAACAGCTGTCTAAAAGACTATAAGAGGACCATAGCAAAAAAGTTTGCAGGAGGACAGCAACATCAGAAGTGATTGTAAGACTGTAGGAGGACCATAACATTCATATGGGTTGAAACAGACTCGTCGACTGAAATATGTCATATTGTTATGTATGTGGATATATATGGTATGTGCTATCttgggaactcagtaagctttgtgcttacggttttaagtttaaatgttGCTGATCTTTTTGGCAATACGGAAGTGCACGACATGATTGCATCATATTAGCTAATATGATTTTGAGATGTCTCATACTTATGAAAGTGTTACTTTAATATATGTTATCAAATAAATGAATGTTAATTTTTATGACCAATAGCAtgctttttttgttttaaaaatgaaagttttttgggacattacatatTTTTTCGATTTTCTTCGGCATCGTTGATTCAGTCGGCTTCATGATCCCTTAAAACCCAATATTCCATATATCTATCCAATTGAGGATCGCAAACCCATAAGATCTAAACTTATTTGTTGGATTTTATTGGAAAATGCAGTGTTTACTAAAGAGCTTGAAGAACCCATTATTTCCTTCCTTTTCACTTGTCACAACCCATTCGACGAAAAGATGGTGTAACTTCAACCAATTTATTATTGCGATTATTGAGGTCGAGTCCAATATGATCATCCAATTCAACATGATGCAAACTCAACTCCGAAGTTTTTCCTAACAAAAAATTGCAAGGGAACTCTTAAAATGGTTTATTTCAAAAACATTTCACAATAAAACAACAACGTTACGTCCATAAAGCAAAACCGTTTAAATGTAACGGAAGAAAATTACATAAGTAAATAAAATTTATTCAATTTGCATCATTCTTCAAATTAAACTACCCAGAAAGTGAACCAACCTCAACAACCCACAGTCCTACATTACCCACACCGATCTTAAGGCACGTAACAAAGAAACAAGTCTCAACACATTCTTTGTGCGTCAATAAAGTTGTACACAACCAAACAGAAAACACACAATATCATAATCGGTCCTTCATATAAATTATGATCATATATCAACCATACTTCACGTATATTCTACCACATAGCAATCAGCATACAATTGCAATATTTCATATCATAATTCATTTAAACCATTATTCATACAACGTTCTACCGTGTCATACATAGTTCAATTGCACCGATCATATATATCATTTTAATTAACCAATTATTATAAATAATTTCAATTCAACCGATTATTATATATATGCCAAAGCAACCGATTATTACATATAATTTCAATTCAATTGATtatcatatataattatttttcaaCCGATTATTATATACAATTTTAACATATAATCTACATTCAATTAATTATCTAAGTTAGAGTTACTTAGTGTTACCTTGCCCAAGGTTTTATCCTATTCATTAATCAGGTGCTTAGCCCATTCAACGCTCTATATGGCTCATTACTTCTATCCAAAGAACCAACTCTAAGACTTCCACTCTTCGGTACTCCCCGGGCTGCAAAGTACAAGGACCTACGATGTCGTTCAGGGGATCGGTACGAATGTTGTCAATTCTACCAATACACCAATGGAATTAGGGATGAAAATGGGGCGGGTTTGGGGCGGGGTTAACCATCCATGTCCCCATCCCCGAGTGACTAACCTCGTCCGCATCCCCATCCCGATCCCCGACGGATGCAAGGAATCAAATCCCTTCCCCTTTATATTTTGGGCTTTTCCCTAGCCCATCCCTGGCCCATCCACAACTCATCCCTAATCTATCAACATAATAATCTCAacttaaacaaaagaaaaaaaataataagtgaTCAAAACTATATGTCATAAACATATTATGTTTACATCAATGATAAAGTTTAACAAGCATTAAAACAAAAAGTGTCGATTTGGTATACAGATCGACGAACAAAGTGACGATTGATGAACTCTTCGAATAGGGAACAGAATTTGGTATATGAACTCTATCTCTAATGGTCTAATATAGATCAATTCATTTTAGTGGActtaattcaaattcaataaatgatatatatatatatatatatatatatatatatatatatatatatatatatatatatatatatatatatagtcatcaaAGCGGGGGCGGGGCGGGTTGGGGATTGTTATACCCGACCCCGGCCCCATCCCTGGTTTTAGCATAATGGGGATCATCGGCCCCGTACCCGGTACCTGTTTTCATGGGGAATACCCATCCCTAATAGGGGCGGGTCAACCAGGTTAGGTGGAATTTCCATCCCTATCTGGAATCCCACATGATGTTTGATCTGGCCATACCATAAAGCCAAAATTGTAACGCACGcatattcgggctagtcaatttagagacaatgagcgtcaaaaatgagttttttatggaagattatttagaaggattaatattaaccaagttttaatatatgttacaagggttccatacatataaagaacgtcgaaatctgagttataacgaagaagttatcgctcgtcgaagttttacggcaaaaccgacacgacattgggagacgtaaatagtgaatttatgatagatgaatttttagccttagtaatataaatgaaagtcgtagaataagtTAAACTAAgatcgtccataaaaagaacgcccaaatctaactttgtatgacaaagttataaattttctaagatttggcataatagtgcacgacctgaaactcgaattttagttcgagcggctTTTGGCCtacatgacctaaatgagagttgaagatctcattaataggaactcaacgataaaaatacagacgaaaacgtagtccgtatgaaggagtgacaaatttttcgcggtcatttagtagtataatctcctcctgttgttaaatttaagatcagtcgagaattagccaatggagtcaaaatcaaagttgtatatcttgtttttacctacacgtggatataaataacatcgaaaacaaagctcgtatgcgaaggttcggggtttagaagtcggcatgGTGTTGCTGcaaaaaggggtgacgtggcacaatgtAGGCCACACACGTTTTGCCACCAGAATGGTGCCATCTGGCACCAACTCGACGAGCTTTGGTGATTtgcaacctataaatagaggtatCGGGTTCCCCTCATTCTTTACTCCACCCAACTTCACTTTCTCTCTTTAGCCTTTAAAatcccctaaagcctaggtaaacccacctagcacccgaaggaagccccgaggctcccgaaggctccgagaaaagagCTTTTCGATTCGGAAATGCTGCTCCAgggaagcccggtttttaataaaaacccgctgtaagtgagatacgcctaccatactttaaatatagcttatatataaatataatatcatTACAGAtgagatttatcagtgattaaaagtcgttatattgattgatctacttacgggaatgaTGTCTATGTTGTGATttggtgaggtgtttaaagtgggatttccaaacagtatactccgtataccaaatggaccctacctccaatatgatcctatctggttgttccttacttgatagatcatgaagtagactttgagttaatgatgaatctagactaataattagtcgcaataaagattagactaaaatctagtggtaataatactaggtttcgtcgaagaaaaTCATATTGCTAAGAAGCAAAGCACTGCTCGAATTTCGAGTCACCAcgttatcaagtgagtgcatagttactttcatcttacacatagatataaagtattttatataaattacatgctatatgtgcatataacctgtatacttgctatctatgttggatgaacgattttatacatgttttaaataatttaaattgtatatgtattttatatttacgaatatgttgggtaaaacataggtagatgaatgatgagagatgaaagatgatataggtgaacattggcagctatagacttagttcataataaataacatcgacttagtgcctattagataaacgctggtagttatggacttagtacttgttagataaacattggtagctatggactcagtacatgttagataaacgttggtagttatggacttagtacctattagataaacactggtagctatagatttagtacccgatgaatgaactttagcagttatggaattagtgccttacgaacgagcattgacagttatggacttagtgcctgtcgTATAAACCCTGGAAGCAATGGACTTTGGATTGAAGGAATGTAGGataaatgattcttagggtagacccttaagaataaagaaaatattggggatgggtaattgggttaattgtttgatgattaaacataataattatattattatgggctgaaaaccctatgtagtcactaggttttccaacctgactcacttaagcttatttgtatcacagatatcgatatgaagctacattacattgagagactaAGGAGATGTAGattactagtgtaaatgaatgtaaggtttgtttatgcttatgtttctgtattcacgatgacatcctaatgtttcaaaaaggaataaaatacatttcttctgaaatgctttgataatatatttatcatatttttttctgGGAACAGATTccgcaatatttttattaaaaaagatactctgatttttataaagcataaacaaaatcggtcttttttggccgtgaaaatagggatgtcacaaacACCACTTTGGTTCATGTATATTCGGGTACATGCAAACCGTGTGTCATACAACTATCTAAAACAACCATGCAACTAACAACCGCTTTGGCCCTAGTTTATTCAACCGATTTAATTTGCAATGTACTACCCATTCCCTCTATTATACCCCGGAAGAGCAAACATAATTCAACATAGGCATGCTAGTCACACAACCTACACAAACAACATAGCAtgtaccaaaaatcaacatagCATGTTACTCCCGATTAGCCATTTCTACACTTCATAATTCAATACGTTTTTGTAACCGACTTTGGAGATTCTAACACTAGTTTTTTTGGTTGCTACTCATACTACTTGTATTAGCCATTCCTACACTTGCCAAAGAATAATAGACATTTGAAACGTTCGTAAATAAAAATTTCACATAAGAGTtataacaaaaaacaaacaaacatacatacaaaTGTTGCCCTTCTCATAtaattgaattttttaaaatgttgcacaagaacaagaaaacaaactcaagaaGGAAACAGGATCCtaaagtgatatatatatatatatatatatatatatatatatatatatatatatatatatatatatatatatatatatatatatatatatatatagaagagtGCTAACAACTCATCACTCATTTAAAAGATCAGCATTCAAACATTTATGAGGGAAGTACCACAGATCTGCAGTAAAGAACCTCCCTTTTTCACATTTATCAGTAACATCATATCTCATGTATGGTGACTGTGACTGAGCCTCAACCCACAAATCTTGTTTAACAGCAGCACCAGGCTTCGAGCCACTAATAAAAAATGTGTAATCATCTCTGTTCTTTTCAAACGGCACCCATTTCATTTCTCCAAAATCCATTTCAAGAACCTTGTACGAATCTTTGGAATAGGTTTCCATCACATACAGGTTTTCACCCGAACTTACAAACATTGGGTAATAGACTTCTTGCTTCAGAGAATTCTTGGTTTTGAGTGTCGTCAGTTTGGGCGTTGGATTGAGTCTCAATTCACATAAATTTCGTTCGGTCAAATCATATCTATCGTAGTTTAGGGTATATATCTTCCCCTTAAAAGCATGTATATCAAGGATGAAGGAGGTGGTGTACACGTGATTCCATGTTCCTTCACCCGCTGTAGAAAACCATATTCGATGGTTGAATCTCTTTAGAACAAGAAACACCAATTTAGATGTTAAAGATGAAAAGATAAGAATAGCACTGACTTTTGATTCACCGCTATAGACATTCGAAGGGACATTAGGGAAATAAAGTTCATGCCTTGTGATAGGATTCACAAGCCAGAAGTCCCTGGTTGCCCACCCATACAAGATCAAGTAACCACAAGTAAATCCAGCATAGATCCTGCCACCAGAATGAGGAAGTATTGTCTTGAAGTTTTTTCCTTCAAAGTCTTGTAGGTAGCACTCTTTCATATTAACATGACTAGAGATATACATCAAcatcggtggtttggatgccataaaCCTTTTCCTGTTAGGGAGTGCCTGTGACCTCCATGACTTGCAGACTTTGCTGaatgcaacaaaatcaacaaTTCCCAGTTGCATCATAACTATAAAAAGCGCATCATGGTGAAGGTCCGACCAAGGTGCCACACCACGGTTGTGACAAGTCTTGATCCTCTTACTGCTAGATGATGTATCATCATCATTCTGGCTTTGAGTCATGCTTCTACTTATCGTGGCCTCTTCTACAActgcaaaataaaaaataatcaagAGGTGAAAACACGAGATGAACATACAGAAACATATAAATGCTTCCCTGGCTTCTCAAATAATTGAATTTTacgaaaaaattaaaagaaagagAACAATATATCTCAAGAATGAAAAtgtgaaaacaaaacaaaattgttAAGTACAAGTTCTGGAAGAGATGAGTATCCTTAACAAATATAAATGTTATTGATGAACTAAAAAGGATTTCCTCGACAAGGATACAAAATTGTTGATAATAATGCTGCTGTAATCAAAACCTTACATGTAACCTAATTAACAAATTCAATCAATCCAACAAACTAATTAAAATCACTTTATTAAAAGACAAAAGTGTTGTATTAAAAAGAACGCCAGGTCAAGATACCAAGCTAAGATACCTATTTCACGATTGCATTGGTAATCGTGTATAGACTTGTACACAAACACATgaaaattttaactattaaaataaaaaataaaagaaaatttcaaaagaaaaactaaGCTCATGTAATGGTAACATAGAATCTAACAAATCATCATCGTATAAAACTGAAACCGAAAAATCCATAAGTGAGCAAGACTCAACCAAAGTCTTATTGATACTTAAAATTAAAGAACATGAAAATCATTAAAGTTAATGGATTTTCAGTGAATTGCTTAAAACAACATGTATATGAACAATATGCataaaaaaaattagggttttgtatgGATGAAATTGAAATTCACTGTTTGATAGGAGAAAACGGATATGTAATCACAGATTTACATCCAAATTCTCTCAAACCACGTAGAAACAAACACGAACAAAATTGAATATTCTCCGTCACGTATCAATTGGGGTCGGAAGGGTGGCTTACATACATATCAAAGATTTCGTCTCCCTATCTGCGATGCTCGCCACTCCGTATATGCTCCCCGCCTAATCGAAATTTCAGCTGCCCACAATCCACAATTTCGTTTCCGTTAGTCCACCACGATTTCGTCGATGCTTCCCACTCTACCGTACTATCGGTTCACCTGCAGAAAACTTTTGGGCCCAGCGAAAGGTAGCACTTTGTAATAGTATTTCCAAATCTTAGTATTTATAACCGGTGTATTGAAACGTGTTGGAATTGACTAGATGAAGAGGACCCGATACTAGTGAGGAGACCGGAGGCCatatatattatacgggttgattaaaacaaaatattaaataaaaatgattAAATAGGAAATTTATTTGAGTTTAAAATCTAAAATAAGTGAAGATTATAAGAAAAAAGAtgcgaaaaataaataaataaaattatgtgtttaattgttaggCCTAACACCCCgtcccgagttcaacttaacgaaagaaaggaaaggaaaagaatgaaaatgagaagaaaataaaagaaattgatgttcctgagtttcattaaaggagagAAGTGAAAGGAAGTGGAGGGAAATGAGAGCATCACTTTCCCTTCTAACTTTCtttccgatttgggaggatttggaaagaaatAACAAATTGATTTACTTTCATTccacttctctccaactcggaaacacaaaagaaaattttgttttcctttcctttcttttattttctctcatgactttcttttctcttctcttcttttcttttgttaaactcgggaACGAGGTGTAAGTGCTAAACTAGTTAATTATAATAAAATGGTAAATATAAAAGTTTAagttgtaaatttatttgaaattaaaattttaaatttcagatttcaaattaatatcattatggtaagtttaatttttgaaaactaaattaaTAATATACTGGAAATGAGAAATGAAGTAAAtgacaaatgaaaaataaatatatctcaaaacTACGACAAAATAACTTCTGGTCAATTGAACGAAAGCAATACATgtgcaaaatcattcttattattaGCGTAAACGTTTGGCACGTCAAAGCAATAggctaatttattttttaaacttttttatgtTATCATGATAAGCCAAAAAGTAGATTATaagttagttttctgaaaagctatttagactagctttttaggagtttTTTGGTTTTTAAATTCTCCAATCATaccatttaattaattataaacacATTTATTTAAAATGCCGTCTTATGTCatgttatatatttcagctagctgTTTAGTTaattttaccaaacgttattttttatcaacTACTTTTTAGCTATCAGGTAgtttttttatttaacagctagcttttcagctagtacgcTAAACATAGTTTAAGAATGAGAGTTGTTCAACAACAATTGGTTTTATGTTAAGTTATAGATCAAGCTGAATCGAACGGTTCTTCAAAATCGGGTTGAACCGATGTGATAGAACCGACAAAAAAACCATTTGAACCAGTTTATTGAGCTTCAATAGTTGAATTTCATTTAGTCATTAAGAAAACAATCAATTTCCAAGAAAATTAAATAGCGTGATCGATTAAGTTATTTCGAATGTACACAACTCGAATACTAACTAACGCCACTACAAGATGTAGACAGATAGTTGAATAAGTTGAACCGGTTAAAACAGAAAGAAAGGGATCATTAAACTGGTTTAattgaaaaatcaaattttaaaacgttacataaaactattaatattaaccaaagggcttctagcccagCGGTATCCGGTGTTGCCCTCCATccttgaggtcgagggttcaagtcccgtgaGGGACATAGGTGGAGACTTAGGAGAATTGTAGGAGTAGAATAGAATAGATTTGCCGTTAAAAAAACTATTAATATTAATTGATAATAATATTAATTGAGAACAATATTATCATTATCATAATCATTATATATCCCAGTGAGGGACATAGGTGGAGATTTAGGAGAATTGTAGGAGTATAATAGAATAGATTTTCCGTTCAAAAAAAACTATTAATATTAATTGATAATAATATTAATTGAGAAcaatattatcattattattatcattatatatCCCAGTGAGGGACATAGGTGGAGATTTAGGAGAATTGTAGGAGTATAATAGAATAGATTTTCCGTTCAAAAAAAACTATTAATATTAATTGATAATAATATTAATTGAGAAcaatattatcattattattatcattatatatCCGAGGGTGAATCCTTTTTAAACAATGCCCCAATAATTTACCAAATTGGTTCCTAAGTGATAGAAGAATTACAAAAATAGTCCATATTAAAATATATACATAAGCCATGTAGCACTAGTAATTTTCGGCTAATAATAACTAAATATAGTTTACGATGTTGGTTAgcaattattaaaaaaatcagGGCTGATGATACTGAGTAATTTAATATCCTCAAAAGCACGATACACGACATAAGAAATGGTCTTTATCGTTATTATTTAACTAAAtacttatatataatatataataaaaaatggGCCTACGTAGTGGCCCACTTTCCCCGTTTCAACGCCCACCAtggtaaaaattatattttattaaatattttatagtaaATCGAATCTTATGTGTCGATCATGCAAAAAAAAGTTCCGTACATTAAGTAACAAATCTTACGTGTCGATCATGCAAAAAAAGCTGCCCACTTTCCTCTCTTTCAACACACACATTTATGATAACCGATCAATGCACGATA includes these proteins:
- the LOC111876576 gene encoding uncharacterized protein LOC111876576, which codes for MTQSQNDDDTSSSSKRIKTCHNRGVAPWSDLHHDALFIVMMQLGIVDFVAFSKVCKSWRSQALPNRKRFMASKPPMLMYISSHVNMKECYLQDFEGKNFKTILPHSGGRIYAGFTCGYLILYGWATRDFWLVNPITRHELYFPNVPSNVYSGESKVSAILIFSSLTSKLVFLVLKRFNHRIWFSTAGEGTWNHVYTTSFILDIHAFKGKIYTLNYDRYDLTERNLCELRLNPTPKLTTLKTKNSLKQEVYYPMFVSSGENLYVMETYSKDSYKVLEMDFGEMKWVPFEKNRDDYTFFISGSKPGAAVKQDLWVEAQSQSPYMRYDVTDKCEKGRFFTADLWYFPHKCLNADLLNE